One Rhizoctonia solani chromosome 1, complete sequence DNA window includes the following coding sequences:
- a CDS encoding enolase C-terminal domain-like protein: protein MSLQTTTSHLSTITKLEVFRIPPRWLFVRVEVADGTVGWGEGTLEGHTEAVEGAFLELKERFVGWDADNIEDIWSHGYRARFYRGGEVLMSAIAGLDIALWDIKGKTKIIARLGVPIWQLLGGKVRDRCKVYGWIGGDKPHDVVNGAKSRKEQGFTAVKMNGTESVAWIDSPAVLEATIERVAAVKALGLDVGIDFHGRVHKGMAKQLARRLEEYQPLFIEEPLLPTQAEEIADLSQMTTCPIALGERLMSRWDFRPYLERRAIDIAQPDNRLFLRIYDVALAPHCPLGPIALAASLQVGIAAPNFVIQEMSWQMHYNQGADLFTYMLNPEVFSVKNGHVEALTGPGLGININEKLVREASEKYVHEKAWRNATWRGEDGSLREW from the exons ATGTCTCTCCAAACGACCACTTCTCATCTCAGCACAATTACAAAGCTTGAAGTGTTCAGGATCCCGCCTAGGTGGTTGTTTGTTCGTGTAGAGGTAGCGGACGGAACAGTAGGATG GGGAGAAGGTACTTTGGAGGGCCATACCGAAGCAGTAGAAGGGGCTTTCCTCGAATTGAAAGAGCGTTTCGTGGGCTGGGATGCCGATAATATCGAAGATATATGGAGCCATGGATATCGTGCCCGCTTTTATCGTGGTGGCGAAGTGCTTATG TCTGCTATTGCCGGATTAGATATCGCCCTATGGGATATTAAAGGCAAGACTAAAATTATCGCC CGTTTGGGAGTGCCAATTTGGCAATTGCTTGGTGGAAAGGTTAGAGATCGGTGCAAAGTTTATGGTTGGATCGGAGGGGATAAACCACATGATGTGGTCAACGGAGCAAAATCCCGGAAGGAACAGGGATTCACGGCTGTAAAAATGAACGGAACCG AATCCGTGGCTTGGATCGATTCTCCTGCGGTTTTGGAGGCTACTATTGAGCGTGTTGCCGCAGTGAAAGCTCTAGGGCTGGATGTAGGCATTGATTTCCATG GGCGGGTACACAAGGGAATGGCTAAACAACTAGCTCGTAGGCTCGAAGAATATCAACCACTTTTCATTGAAG AGCCATTATTACCAACCCAAGCAGAAGAAATTGCCGATTTGTCCCAAATGACA ACCTGCCCTATTGCACTTGGTGAACGGCTGATGTCCCGTTGGGACTTCCGGCCGTATCTTGAGCGTCGCGCCATTGATATAGCTCAACCGGAC AATCGCCTCTTTTTGCGAATATACGATGTTGCGCTCGCGCCACATTGTCCTTTAGGTCCCATCGCTCTTGCTGCATCACTTCAGGTCGGAATTGCCGCACCAAACT TTGTGATCCAAGAAATGAGTTGGCAGATGCACTACAACCAAG GTGCCGACCTATTTACATACATGCTTAACCCTGAGGTTTTCTCGGTCAAAAATGGCCATGTTGAAGCACTCACAG GTCCAGGTCTTGGTATCAATATTAACGAGAAACTGGTGCGTGAAGCATCGGAAAAGTACGTTCATGAAAAAGCATGGAGGAATGCAACTTGGCGTGGAGAGGACGGTTCTTTGCGAGAATGGTAG